A segment of the Branchiostoma floridae strain S238N-H82 chromosome 10, Bfl_VNyyK, whole genome shotgun sequence genome:
tttacacatggtatatattattgacaatcaggctagcattatgtgctggttcattacagtataatattgtctcgttttttaaatgagttatatataaatacataggcagatatatcagcaggatatgatagtaacatattaaacatttctgtcttaTTAGGTGGTAACATTGTATCAGATTTGTATTTGATAGACTGTAACAATtcttgtctctctctatcataagttgggcaatccattataaagtgggattcattttcaatattatcatgGCACGTTCGACaaaatctctcgctggctggtgTGTTGTGATGTCTACCCTTTTCGATATGTAGggagtgggcactaattctaagtttcgtaatgatatttctaaaagatttgttttgaacagttgaaaggtaattttcaagacaGAAATCTTTTTTGATTCTGCAATAGGTACTAAGTTTGCTTAGACTTCTTATTTCTTGTCTCCAGCCAGAGAGAAATGTATCTATCAGGCGGTATTTGAATAAATTTCCACGGTAGGGTTGAGCCAAACAGTTTGGAAGCTATGTCTACATAACATGTCTTGTACATGGACAGCCCAGTCTTGTTGTAGATGAACAGAAGTATTGTATGCTTTCTTTACGCGTCTGTCATTTGGGAGGCCATGTAATCTAAGCCAGTATTTTATCAACTGTGTTTGTGAATCAATGTATAGAGGAAAAACTCCTAGCTCGCCCCTGACCGCAGTGTTAATAGAGCTTTTGGGAACGCCGAGTGTGTCTTGATAATCATTattatgtttattttgaaaactaATGGTACACGGGATATGACGTTCCAGTACTCTATGGAGATTTTTTAGCCCATAAACTAACAAAACAAGACCAAGGTGGCAAGGTAAAAACGTGCAAAAGTTGAAAATTTTAAGGTGGTAAACTTTGTGTTTACACATATTCGTGGATGCTACATCTGAGTACCGTAGCATCAAAAAGTTCTATGAACTAAGCACAAGCTGCAAATTATAAGCAGATAAAATAGGATTTTCAACGCAGCAAATTCTGGGCGGTTTGATATTGATTCCAGGTGTTGTTTACGACAAAAATGCCACAACCAAGCACAATCCTCCgatctctgattggtcgaagATAGTGACACTCCATGTGGCCATCTTCTTGGAATTCTCTCTCAGTCATTCACTTCCATTCTAGCTGTAGCACAAGCAACAGCAAAGCTTGTCTTTCTTACGGTCTAGTCACAAAGACGATTTTCCACCTGACTGCCCCGTACCTCCGTGCCAAAATTCACACCTCTCCAAATAACTATTTGCCACCTCGGCCGATCATGCAATTTGTCAATACGGTCCTTGCATTATGGTCATTACAAGAAGCTATACCTAGTCTACCTTTAGTTTCGTTCAACTTCTACACCGTTTCTATCTTCTGCATTTAAACGTTATAGATACTTTTATTGCGTTCATGAATGAAGCTTCCAATGTTTCTCGTTACTTTTTTTCTATCCGTACACCGTGTGCATCTATGACTTCTATACTGTAATTTTCATACTTGACTGCACAGAACTGACGGCAATGCCACAAGGTTGTTCCGGATGGAGCACGGAAGAGTTTGCATATTACTAAGGAATAACTGCTCGGATTTTATTtgatatcataataataatgtgTAATGCATAATCATATATACCCCgagtctagatagggttaagaaaACTTTCGGAAATAATGTCAGAATGTGAGTTTCAATTTGGTGAAATTGGCATATTGGGCTGACATTCCAGTTGGACCTCTACATAGGAAAGCATTATAAAATACACtaaaacaaggcttcagaaaagtactaaccccaatttcaatcttaacaaaaattctccaccagacagccacaagggtcatctttgtaaaaactgaaagaaaacagaggtTCAACCACCTCAAACTCCAAGGAATCcccgctctatgaaagaaacctcacctttgaccccagttttctcctgataccaccAATATGACACAACAACTAAAATCCTTCTGCGCGCCACCTAAACTGCtaaactgagcaaattttgacaCAAATGGGAAAGATTAGACCTTACATGTTCCTTCTATCACAAAAAGGCTACTGgttgggccaaaattttcaaggaaaaagaagatttgaaaggattttaagtcacacccaaaccGCGCAgctcaactgtgacgtcagccctatTGGCGCATAACAAACCCATTGTTAACAAGAATGGATGTCATATTTAGTATGTTTTGCTACATAGACTCTATTGACTTGCGATATATTATTAATCCAGAAGACGGAACACCCGATGACTGCAATAATGACCCTGAAAGCCACGTGCACAACAATTCCGACACAGATGACATCGACAGGCCACAGCAGCCTGCTGCAGACAGAGGGCAGAGAGCTGATAAACAGGAAAACACCACAGCATCAAACAATGTACAGAAGGACGACTCGGGCCTGCTGAACAACCCTACCTACGTGCCTGGCGCACTTCGACAAGATAACAACAAAGGTACATATagtattaggggtgggtaccggtacggatTCCCGGTACAAAATAGTTAGGTCctggttcagatccggacctggacctgatcctctggacctggaccgtacctggacctaaattatctgtaccggtacccacccctagtccatGTAGATTTTAGAAGTTATTTTTCCTATGAGGGGGAGGAGGTACACTGTCCCATGCCCTAATAGTACTCAAtataaatctgtatctgtattatattttatatgaccctgacctccctcatgacctcaatgaaaagcggcctgctggccgatttgagcttctcatgaataaacaaaggttcaaacaaacaaacaaacaaacaaaccatgcACACCATTATCATGAGTAGCAGATAATCAGACAGGatgtttttgatttgatttgatttattcagcTGTATAgaaagaaatacagccagggc
Coding sequences within it:
- the LOC118424669 gene encoding uncharacterized protein LOC118424669; this translates as MEARGTFTVTVGRNVIGLAANTMYKTGSAQQSGHKEDGTPDDCNNDPESHVHNNSDTDDIDRPQQPAADRGQRADKQENTTASNNVQKDDSGLLNNPTYVPGALRQDNNKGTYSIRGGYRYGFPVQNS